CTttctaaacaaattttctGAGAATGTTTTGGCAGGCGATTCTAAGAGCGCCGAAGAAGTGCTCACTCTAGCCCGAAAGGTCTCTTATTGGCGAAATAATAGATCCAGAATTTTAGAGCAAATGGTTGTCTGGTTGCCTGAAGAACACTTACCACAGACAGTGAAAAAATCAGGTTTGTCCTGATGACACTTCTTAAAAAGAATTGTAAAAgttaaagtaataattttacgAATAAGGAATGATTTTGGGTGCCATTGTGCCTCAAGTTGTGGTGTGTGGAACTTTGACTCGCAGGGCAATGGAACCTACTTGGATGACTGCGTCTAATGCCCATTTGGAACGAATAGGTAGCGAATTAAAAGCCATGATTCAAGCACCTCCAGGGTATAATATAGTGGGAGCTGATGTTGATTCACAGGAATTATGGATCGCGAGCGTTTTAGGTTTGttcggaaaacattttttgagtaTGCATTGAAGACTTCATTCCTTAGGTGATGCCCATAGGGCAAAAATGCATGGCGGTACCCCCCTGGGTTGGATGACCTTATCAGGAACCAAAGCCAAAAAAACAGACATGCATAGTGTAACGGCACAAGCAGTAGGCATTTCTAGAGATCATGCCAAAGTGATTAATTACGCCCGAATATACGGAGCAGGGCAACAGTTTGCTGAGCGCCTTTTGAGACAGTTCAATCCTTCCATGAGTGAGTCTGATGCTAAAAGCAAAgctcaaaaaatgtttgctttAACTAAAGGTAGAAAACTCTATATATTGAGGCCTGAGTACCTTATGGAGTTTGAGGACAAGCCTTATGGCAAGTGGCAGGCTCTCCAGATGGCGAAGGCCTGGGGAAAATCTGTGGATCAAGTATTTTGTGACTCAAAATGGGTTGGAGGGACCGAATCTGCAATGTTTAATCGTTTAGAAGAAATTGCAAACGGTCCAGAGCCTCGTACTCCGTTTTTGGGAGGCAGACTCACTCGGGCTTTAGAATGTAGATCCCCCAACGAAGACAGATTCATGACTACAAGAGTCAACTGGGTGGTACAATCTGGAGCTGTTGATTTCTTACATCTACTGCTGACTTGTATGAAATGGATAATGGGAGATAAAGTACGATTTTGTATAAGTTTTCATGACGAAGTCCGCTATATTGTCCCTGAAAAATACAAGTACTCTGCAGCCTTAGCTTTGCATGTGGCAAATTTGCTGACAAGGAGTTTTTGCTGCCATCGATTGGGCATTTATGACTTACCACAGTCAGTGGCGTTTTTTTCTAGTGTGGAAATTGATTCAGTTTTGAGAAAGGAGTGCAATGATGACTGTCAAACTCCTAGCAATCCTCACGGTTTGGAAAAGGGGTATGGCATTAAGTATGGGGAGAGTTTGGATATATACCAAACCATTGAGAAAGCTCAAGGAAAAGATAGTTGTTGGTTTGAGGGTGATGCATCAAAGGAAGCTCACAGAAGGTGAATACTATAACACCGTTTTATcttgaaattatttgtaattaatACCAGTCCTCATATAGAATATACAGTAATGACTTATAAACAGACTTATTATGTTTGGCTACCACTGTACGCGCAAACTGTGGGAAATGAAGGTATATGGAAATAAAGAGTTTTTTCATATAACCTTTAAGTCTATAACAATTCAATTCCCTAATaaccgtaaaaaaaatatttgaaacgcTGCAATAATCAGTTTTATGCCTATAAACAATCAAATGTGTATAGCCTAAATAGCAAATGCATTTGCAAGTTTCGGTAGATATCTAATAGTATTTGATTTTGTCAAAGTGataaaaactgtttaaaaaaagaaatgaattcGCCATTTGTTCAAGAAATACAATTTGTTTTGACTTTGAGCACACATTAAcgtaatatttgaataaaaactcaTAAGCTCTCTAGCCGAACAATACTAATTGATACGCTGTATAGGCATATTTCTAAAGTGCACTCGatataaatttagtaaaatatgaCTGCATATTTGAAAAAGCTGTTGAGCCAGATTATAGGAAATTCATAAATACctgaaataattatgaaaagcCAAGAAATTAACAATTCCTTttaacacaataaataattcgaCATTAGAAAGATTACTACAAGGATTTGCTTCTGAAAACTGCAATATAGTAATAATAGAGAATTTCGtggaaaatattcgtttgAATACCAATAAAGGATTATAGACAAGGAGGAGCAAAAGATTGTTGCAATGTATTGTTTGAgataaagcaataaataaatagcatATCTTGCGTTATGTGTTGTAAAAGTTAGCGCCGTTATTAATTATGGTTCTTTAATTCTTCTTTTCTATTACAGAAATGACGGAAAATAAATGGCGCATATCAGATATGtcgagaataaaaaaatataagcaCATATGCCGTAACGAAGAATTTTCCCTCCCAGGAGAACACCATCAAGTAGTTAGAATCTTAGACAATAAGGGAAACAATCTTCATCAGGCTGAGACTCCAGATGGTTGTACATTCCTTGTGTTTCTACCCCCAAAATTCAGGAGATTGATGTGGATCCGAACGGGAAGCTATGTTTTGGTCGAGCGTATTGAGAACGACGACAAAGTCAAAGCAGAAATCACGAAGATTTGCTCTCCAGAATTTATAAAGTATCTGATGGAGCATAATGCATGGCCAAATGAGTTTGAGGTCGCTGGCTGCAAAAATTCCACTTTGTCGAAGACTGAAGATGCATATATGTTTGTCAATACCAATTACCCAGAAGATAGTCAATCAGATAGTTCAGGAGAGAGCGAATCTGATAGTTCGGATGAAAGTGACACTGAGAACTCTGATGGGCAAGAGTACGCCATAAATGAGGATTCTGAGAGTGACAGCAAAACAGAGGCTAAACCAACCTAAGTGTGAGGTTTTGGTTTGGAACTTgcatgtatatgtatatatatatataatttgtaTAAATGGGGCTTGAATTGTTCCTACTGAATGCttattaaatatgtttatatttttataatggtAAAGATTAAATAAAGCCAAATCGTACGTTTGAATTaacatgtaaataaaatatgaagcAGCTCATAACAGGTTTAAAACGTTAACCTTAAGTCCGTTTTGTCTGCTTTTAGAGGTTTGGTGGAAGaacataaaaatacataagGTGCATTTAATGAAATCCTTGTCAACGTtggtaataacaaaaaagcCTCCCTATTGCTAAAATCCATTATATCCACGACCCACTCATTGCGATCAATTCTAAGAAAGTTAATGTTTTATGTAACGTGGCATTATTTCAATTGGCAAAAGTGGAGTTTTTGActataaaatctaaatataagaaaaaagaaggCAAATTCtgtaataaatagaaaaattctaaGAAATGTTAATAAGATTATGAATAAAGTTAACTGAAACATTAAAGGTTAGGGTAAATATGCATCGGTTCCAGATTGATCCCGGTCAGCTGATTTTCAACCAATTGGATTTGTTAGCTATTATCGGAGATCAATTCGATTGGTTAAAAGCAAACTGCTAGTGATTAAACCGACTTAGGCCGGCATTTCCCGTAAGACTGAGATGACAAGTTGACATTCAAGGGTCATGCTCAGACTATGTTTCTCtttcaaaaaccttttaagttaaaaaaagacaacacattaattttaacagACATTAATGGCAATTAGAAAatatgtatctttttttgattacctcaaaaattaaatacaacagtttgaaataaaatagatTTAATTCACTGGGTTTACACACCTTTTTTTGCTGTATAACGGTAAGAAAATCATTTctacaattaattttacattgtGTGACCTTCCCGTTTAATCAATTTCAGATGGAACCCATGACTTTGGGCAGTGCCCCTTCCAGCCCCCAAACTCCGGGAATCAACCCCAACTTTTTACCCGGTTTTCTGATCGGAGACATCCCCCCATCAACCCCCTACAATCCGACAGTGTCCCCAGGCCGTAACAAGACCCCTGTCGGTTTTCGATCCAGCTCAAGTATCAACGAAAGCCGGAGCTTGCGGCAGAAACTTTTCAACCAGTCTGGTAGCAGCGAATCACCTGCTCCAGCAACTTCACCCTTTGTCCCAATTGGCGAGAAAGCTGGTCCTCCAAAGACTAGTTTGTTTGATACTCTGGACTCCTCCAAAAAAATGACGACAACTCCAGTTTTGAGTAGCACTGTTGCATACCCAAATGAAGTAGGATTGTTTACTGAGAATTTTTCAAGGATTCATCCTGAGGAAGGTTTTATTCCCTCTAGGAGTTTTAACAGTTCCTCAAGGCTGGAGCAAGTAGATACCAATTGGATTACGGTATTTGGTTTTCCTCCAAGTTGTTTAAACTCAGTTGTGTCACAACTATCGAACTGTGGAGTTATAACAGACAGGCTCATCCCACCACAAGGTAACTGGATTCATGTGAAATTCAATAACTTCTCTGAAGTAAACAGAGCATTATCTCTCCATGGGAAatgcataaataacaatattatgATTGGAATACAACTGTATTACCCCAAAGAGAATAAGGAAAACAGCAATACAATTGCAACATCAATTAGGGGAAGATCCTTGAGACACTCATTCATATCTCCACATACTTCAAATACAGTGCTTCCTATTCAGAATGTTCCTCAGAAGTCAACTGGCATTGTCAGTAAAGCCATGGAGTATGTATTCGGTTGGTAGTTTAAGTTTAAGTCATGATAATGATAAgagtttttaaacaaatatttaaaagataaagatTTGTGTTATTGTTTAGGTAAAAGTTTCGTGATCCATTTACTCTTAAAAATCAGCCTTTCTAACATAATAACATATTCTTGTATGATttacactttattttttttatgtaaaattagtACTCAAGATGTTCaagatgtttttatttgttttcaaccTGTGTTTCTTATCATATCTGTTTAAGAGAAAATCAGAGGATGTACCCTGGTGGACTTCCTGGGCTGTAGCAATCAAAATCATTCAGAAGAGTTGCATCCCTACTTTCAGCTGTAATAGATTACAGTTGCTGATTGGCTTCAGACTTTGCATATCCAACTTTTTAGGCAAGATATATAAGGGTGGATGGTATCTATGGAGGTCTCAATGCCAGGTCACAACTTCTAGAAATACAGGTGGATATTGAAAAGTTGTTTCCAATAATTGGGAATTAGTACTACTTAAATATGTTGCTCAATCAATAAGGGACCATTGGTCGATATAATAAATGGATGTCTTACAAGTGAATTATTTCCAAATGGTTGCAGGATTGCTCAAGTTCTTCTTTAAGTAAGGAAATTCTTCTGTATTGAACAATTACAGGTTCATATATGCATTGCCAGCATTTTTAAAGGTACTTGAAGGAGATATTTCTAATAGAATTTTAGGATTTCTTAAGAGACACAATACATTGGGTTCTAACCAATTATTGTTTCAAAGATATTGTATCTAAAAAGTCAACAGAAACAACTGTATTCCAAATTGTTCAGCATACAGGTATCACCAGTTCAAGCTTAAACATAGCTATTGTGTACATGGGAGAATGATCAAACACAGTTTAATATACGTTCGACAAAGACCGACGAAATAGGCTTAGTAAAGCTGGTGTGTTCACTTCAATGTTTAGATTATTTACGATTTCGCTGCTTTTGTGGCACTCCGTTCGATACTCGTAGTTGGATTGCAGGCTTGTACTTTGATGTATCAAAGGCATTTGATACCATGACTTATTATTTGCTGATACAGATGTTTGTTTCTCAGGTATTGAAGACTATGTGCTCACTTTTGATTAAGAATTATTGACAGGATTGAAGATTGATTTTATGTGTCTTGTGTATTAGTACATTACATTTTTCTGTCATATTATAAGCATGATATTAACAAGGATAAATTCTACAGTTTATGCTATTTCTGCTTTGATACGTCATAAGTGAACGCTAATCATACGTTTGTGACCCTATCCAACAATTCAATTGAGTGCTTGTTCGACTGAGACCATTAAAGTTGAAGCATGgtattatttaacttttaaagctTCCATGAGTGGTGTTCTACgttaaaggtaaaaatttcCCATTACATATGCCCATGAATGAAAGatcatacaagttttgtgcaattataaatttttggaaacaaaCTTGGTTTTCAGGCGTGGCTAGGAGTGCACTGTGGATATCACTCTCTTACACGCTAAAACGTCTGCCTGGTATCCGAATTGTCTTGACGCTAACAagaaagacattttaatgaatttttttcaaatatattacTGTAATGAACCACTCACAATATATAAGAAATAATTAGTAAACGcccctaaatttaatttcacttcATTTCTAGTGCAACACTGCTAAGTTCCATTGTTTTGTCtagtaagtaaataaataaaaattagtgaTTATCTGCAGTACACAAAATAGGAAAGTGAACCAcctattttctacaaaaatcaaaaaaagatAAGACGATTAGGtaagataaacaaaaatattttgtatattgtACAATCTTAGTTTCTTGCAATTAATCTCCAATTGGATGAGTTTTAATTGTTTGGTAAGTAATCATTGAATGGAAAGTTCTGTCCATAGATAGCTCGTCTATAAATAGACATAACTGAACATCATTTAGGATCTGAAATAGCTGCACTGGCGAGATCAGTCATTTTTGGATACTTCACATTCTTTTTGCTAAGTTTTTCCTGGGCCCAAAGAATGAGTTTTAGTAAAGTAGATATTTTAGAAGTTGTAGTTTCTTGGTgttccatttttaatatagCAGCATTTACCTCACTGGCAACCTAGTgaaattttcttaacttaGCCATATACGCATTTTACCATTTTGACATACCTTTTGCCTATGTGAAGGTGACAATAAATCCCCAAAGGGACTACTCAAGGGGTCTTCGAAAGCAAGAAGAGCTATTGTTCTTTCTAATTCTATGAGCACCGAATGGTCTCCTTCTCCTGCTTCACTAAGATGACTCTGTGCAAACGATAATGCCTCTTCTATTCTATTGTTCCTGATAAGTTCTATGAGATGCAGTTGCTACAAAGAAGTTTACACTTAACTTGTtagtttgatttaaaattatattacctgtaaatgaaaatataaatatctgTCATTGTCGAGCAGCTCTGCATGCAGCTGATTTATTAAAGTAGTAGCTTCCTCGATTCTTCCGTTCATAATCGCATCCCGAATACGCATTCGATCATCCAGAGAGTGTAGATTCACTGAAGGAGCAACTCCGGATTCCTGCTGAAATTTCTCTGCTGCTTCTTTGAAACCTTCTATAAAATATCTATCGTTTCATCGAcctcaatattttcgaaaaattatagaaaacgTACCTGTAACCAAGTagttcattattaatttgttcatATTACTGCGTCCTACGTCGTTATCTTCGAGCAGCTTAATCCAATCCTCCTTTGTTAGAATTTCGGGTTTCTCACCCataattttcaaggaaatgtttgtttttttacttagaataataaaaattaccttcGTGGCCTTGAAATAAAATCGACAGTTGATCAGT
The genomic region above belongs to Euwallacea fornicatus isolate EFF26 chromosome 35, ASM4011564v1, whole genome shotgun sequence and contains:
- the Hou gene encoding glucose-induced degradation protein 8-B homolog, which produces MGEKPEILTKEDWIKLLEDNDVGRSNMNKLIMNYLVTEGFKEAAEKFQQESGVAPSVNLHSLDDRMRIRDAIMNGRIEEATTLINQLHAELLDNDRYLYFHLQQLHLIELIRNNRIEEALSFAQSHLSEAGEGDHSVLIELERTIALLAFEDPLSSPFGDLLSPSHRQKVASEVNAAILKMEHQETTTSKISTLLKLILWAQEKLSKKNVKYPKMTDLASAAISDPK
- the LOC136348796 gene encoding probable RNA-binding protein EIF1AD; this translates as MSRIKKYKHICRNEEFSLPGEHHQVVRILDNKGNNLHQAETPDGCTFLVFLPPKFRRLMWIRTGSYVLVERIENDDKVKAEITKICSPEFIKYLMEHNAWPNEFEVAGCKNSTLSKTEDAYMFVNTNYPEDSQSDSSGESESDSSDESDTENSDGQEYAINEDSESDSKTEAKPT
- the Nup35 gene encoding nucleoporin Nup35; amino-acid sequence: MEPMTLGSAPSSPQTPGINPNFLPGFLIGDIPPSTPYNPTVSPGRNKTPVGFRSSSSINESRSLRQKLFNQSGSSESPAPATSPFVPIGEKAGPPKTSLFDTLDSSKKMTTTPVLSSTVAYPNEVGLFTENFSRIHPEEGFIPSRSFNSSSRLEQVDTNWITVFGFPPSCLNSVVSQLSNCGVITDRLIPPQGNWIHVKFNNFSEVNRALSLHGKCINNNIMIGIQLYYPKENKENSNTIATSIRGRSLRHSFISPHTSNTVLPIQNVPQKSTGIVSKAMEYVFGW